Part of the Coriobacteriaceae bacterium genome is shown below.
TGCCAGCTTTTCGATCTCTGGTATACCGGCATGTGCGGCGCTCGCCTGCACGCCAAGTACCTTAAACCTGTCTCGGACGAGCCCGTGCCATTGGTACTTCAGTTCCATGGGTATCCGGGTGCAAGCCGCAGCTGGTTTGAGCAGGCGTCGTTTGCGGGCATGGGCATGGCACTCATCGCCCTCGACTGCCCCGGCCAAGGAGGTCCCTCCGAGGACATTGGTGGATTTGAGGGCACGACGGTCGCGGGCCATATCGTCGCCGGTATCGACGGCGACTCGGCCAACCTCTACTATGTCCGCTTGCACCAAGATATCCGCATTCTTTGCCGTATTGTTCGTGAGCTCGAGGGCATCGATCTTGCCCGTGTATTTGTGAACGGCGCATCGCAGGGCGGCGGTTTGGGCATTGCGACCTGTGCGCTTAACAGCGAGCTTATCAATCGCGCCGCCATCCTCTATCCCTTCCTGTCGGATTTCCGCCTGGTCTGGGATTTGGATGCCGACGACATTGCCTACGAGGGTCTGCGCTATTGGTCTCGCTGGTTTGACGAGGACTCGACTCGTATTGACGAGGCCTATGCCAAGCTGGCGTACTTCGATTCCAAGAACTTTGCCCCCATAGTCAAATGCCCCGTGCTGTTTGGCACGGGCACAGCCGATATCGTCTGTCCTCCGGCGACGCAGTTTGCAGTCTACAACAACCTGACCTGTGAAAAGCGTCATGAGTTCTTTGAAGGCTTCGGTCACGAGGAGATTCAGGATTTTGACGATCTGATCATTCCATTTTTCTGCAAGGGAGGGGAGGCTCATGTCTAAGTGCGAGAGCAATATCGATGAGCTGATTGTCCCCGAGCTTGCGGGAATTGCTGGGACGGTTTCGTCAAGGCTCTCTGATTTCCGGGATTGGCGCGGCGATGCTTCTGCGGATGTTTCCGAGTTGGAGACAGCCGCTTCGGACCTTGAGGTTTGCGGGCTGACCGTTACGGCGATTGATTTCGCCAATCCGTGCGCGCGCTACTCCGAGGTTTCCTTTGAGCTCGGCGGGTATGTCGTGCACGGCCGTTTGATTGAGCCCTCTGGTTGCGCCCGAAGATCCGAGCTTGTTCCGCTGTGTCTGATGTTCCATGACATCGACCGACCCGTGCGGGGATGGCATCACATGACGCGGTTTGCCGCCATGGGATATGCCGTGCTTGCGCTGGACGATGAGACTATTGGATCCAGCGATCTGCAGCAGGGGATTACCTCGCCTGCTTTTGTCGAGCGTGTCCGTTGGGGCTGCGCGTTGGCGAAGGTTGCGCGCAACCTTGATGGCATGGATCCCGACCGCATCTTTGCATGGGGCGAGGGCCTTGGCGGCGGTGTCGCGCTGGCGGTTTCTGCTCTGGACGAGCGGGGCCTTGCCTGCACGGCGCTTGCCAATCCGCTTCCCAGCGGTCTCGAGACGCTTTCGCCTCGGGTTCGTGGCTCGGTGCTCATGGGCACATCGCTCATGGATACCGTGAGTGATCCCAAGGGCCAGTTTGCCGTATTCAACGGTCTTGAGTGTGACCGGAGGCATATCATCTATGCCAAATACGCTCACGAGCGCATCAATGCGTTCGAAAACGAAGTCGTCGACTTCTTTAACCAAACGTTCTATTCGTGTTCTTTGGCCTAGACGGCCTGGACACCGCCAACAAGAGTGGGCGGCATAGGGCTGCCCGCCAGACAACTAAGGAGATTCTTGTGGCAACTCAGAAATTCACCGGCGTTATCCCTCCCGTCGTTGTTCCCGATACCGAAGACCACCAGCTTGACGTTGCCTCCTTTGAGCGCAGCATCAACCGCATGATCGATGCCGGCGTCGATGGCCTGTTCTTCCTGGGCTCCTCGGGCGAGGTCGTCTTCTCCACCGACGAGCGCCGTCGCCAGATTGTCGCAGAGGCCGTCCGTATCGTCGACCACCGCGTTCCCGTTCTGGTCGGCATCATCGACACCGAGACCGAGCGCATGATCGAGCACGGCAAGGTCGCTCAGGAGCTGGGCGCCGATGCGCTCGTCGCCACCTGCCCGTTCTATGCCCTGCAGGGCATGACCGAGGTCGAGGAGCACTTCCGCATCCTTCACGAGGAACTCGACCTGCCCATCTTCGCCTACGACATCCCCGTGTGCGTCCACACCAAGCTCCCCTGGAAGCTCCTTGCTAAGCTCGGCGCCGAGGGCGTCCTGGCTGGCGTCAAGGATTCCTCGGGCGATGACATCTCGTTCCGCTACCTCATTCAGGAGAACGAGAAGAACGGCCATCCGATGAGCATCCTTACCGGCCATGAGGTCGTCGTCGACGGTGCCTATCTCGGTGGCGCCGACGGTTCCGTTCCGGGCCTCGCCAACGTTGAGCCCGAGGGCTACGTTCGTCAGTGGAAGGCCGCTCAGACTGGTGACTGGGCTACCGTCAAGGCCGAGCAGGATCGCCTCAATGAGATTTCGCACATCTGGGATGTCACCTCGGGCGTCCAGGGCTATGCCGGTGGCGTCGGCGCCTTCAAGACCGCTATGAACCTCATGGGCATCTTCGACAGCCCGACCATGCCGCGCCCGGTGAAGGCCATGACCGGTGAGAACGTCGAGGCGATTCGCAAGGTCCTCCAGGACAACGGTCTCCTTTAAAGCTTTCCCAGGCACCCGACCTCGCCGTTCAACCGTGCGGCCATGACCCATTAGGCCAATGGCCGCACGGTTTCTCGGCGATCTCGGGCACCTGGAAAACCTTTACCGCGCTGTGACGGCTAGCCTGACGGCGCATTTCCTGTAGTTGTTTTGTCTCCGAAGGAGAACGACATGGAGAACAAGTACGTCTGCTCTGTCGATATCGGCGGAACTAAGATCGCGACTGCCATCATGGAGTACCCGGCTGACGGCGGTGTGCCCCATCCCGTTTTTGAGGCTGAGGTTCCCACCGAGGCCCAGGAGGGTGGCGAAGCGGTCTTCCAGCGCATCGAGGCGTCTATCAAGGCAGCTCTTGAGGCAAATCCCGATGTCGAGGTCCTCGGAGTTGGCATCGGCGCTGCCGGTGTCGTCGACCCCAAGACGGGCGCCATCGCGTATGCCAATGAGATTATGCCCGGCTGGTCCGGCGTTCAGTTGGGGCCGCGTCTGCGCGAGGACCTCGGCCTTCCCGTTGCCGTTGTAGGCGACGTGCAGGCTCATGCTCTGGGCGAGGCCCACTGGGGCGTCGGCAAGGGCAAGTTCTCCGTCTTGTGTTTGGGCATCGGTACGGGCATCGGCGGCGCATATGTCGAGAACGGCCGCGTGATGCAGGGCTTCCATGGTGCTGCCGGCCATATGGGCCACATCGAGTGCTCGGCTGCCGCCGGCATTCCCTGCGCCTGCGGGCGTTCCGGCCATCTGGAGTCGGTTGCTTCCGGAACATCAATCGGGCGCATGTACGATGAGCGTTTTGGCCGCGTCGACCCCAGCCGTCCTTCGGTCGGCCGTGACGTGAACGACCTGTGCCGCGCAGGCGACGCAAAGGCGACCGAGGTCATTCATGACGCCGGCTTTGCGCTGGGCGCCAGCCTGGGCTCGCTCGCTAACATCCTGGACCCTGAGGTCATCGTGCTTTCGGGCGGCGTGATTCACCAAGGTCCCGATTGGCGTTCACAGACGTGGAAGGACTCGGTGCACGAGGGCTATGCCAGCCAGGCGCTCGACCCGCTTCAGGACACGCCGATTCTCATCGGCTCTCTGGAGGGCGACGCGCCGCTCATCGGTGCCGCCGAACACCTTCTTGCATCGTTGAAGTAAACATAACTACCAAGTGCGCCTTCTGAGGTGCCGCAGATTGACGTGAAAGAGGAGCGAAGCGTACTTCGGTACGCGAGCGACGGTTTGAACGTCAAGGTGCGGTGTCTCAGAAGGCTGTTTTGAGAAAGGTTGAGTCGAACATGACCGTTGATCCTTTGATCCAGTCCCTGAAGGGCAAGCTCGTCGTGAGCGTTCAGGCGTATATGGGCGAGCCGCTTCGTACGCCCGAGACCATGGCTCAAATGTCTCGCGCTTGCGAGCTTGGCGGCGCCGCCGCCATTCGCTGCCAGGGCCTTGCCGACATTGCCGCCATTAAGGGTCGCTGTGAGGTTCCCGTCATCGGTCTGTGGAAGGACGGGCACGAGGGCGTTTACATCACGCCGACGCTGCGTCACGCTCGTGCCTGCGTTGCTGCGGGTGCCGATATCGTGGCGATCGACGCCACCGATCGTCCGCGTCCCGATGGCAAGTCGGTCGAGGATACCTTCCGCCCGCTGCACGAGGAGGGTGTGCTCCTGATGGCGGATTGTGCCACCATCGAGGACATTCGCCGTGCGGTTGATATGGGCTTCGACCTGGTATCCACCACACTCTCTCACGGTGTCGCCGCCATCGACTGCACCATGGCCGATGGCCCCGACCTGCCGCTCCTGCGTCAGGCGACCGAGGAATTTCCCGGCCTTCCCATCATTTGCGAGGGTCGCGTGCATACGCCCGAGGAGGCTCGCGCTGCAATCGACGCCGGCGCGTGGGCCGTTGTCGTCGGCACCGCTATCACGCACCCCACGAGTATTACAAGTTGGTTCAAGGCTGCGCTTGAGGCGTAAGACGGGCCTTGTATCCGCTTGGGGCGGTATACTCAATAAAGGCAATTGATCGCGCGGGATCCGCTGGCCGGGTCCCGCGCTTATTTTAGGAGGCACACATGCAAAAGGGAGATGCCATGGATGCGGCGGAGCGCTCGGAGCGTATCCCCGATATCGTTATCATCACCGGAATGTCCGGCTCGGGCCGAACGCAAGCCATGCATGTGTTTGAGGACATGGGCTATTTTTGTATCGACAACCTGCCCCCACGCCTGATTGCCCAGCTTGCTGAGCTCGTTGGCATCAATACGGGCGTGGGCAGGCACCTTGCCGTTACCTGCGACCTGCGTAGCCAGGGCTTGTTCGATGAACTGCTCGATGCTGTTGCCGCACTGGAAGAGCGCGAGATGAGCTGCGACATTGTGTTTCTCGAGGCGTCTGACGAGGTGCTGATTCGCCGGTATAGCGAAAACCGTCGTCGCCATCCCATTGCAAAGCCGGGGGAGACCACGGCCGACGCTATTCAGCGTGAACGTCTGCAGCTGCAGGGCGTTCGCGATCGAGCCGATATGATTATCGACACGAGCCGCTTGCGCACTTCTGCCTTGCGCAACAAGCTGCGCATGGCTTTTTCCGAGCTGTCCGACCAGCAGCTTATGGATGTCCACGTGTTCTCGTTTGGCTTTAAGCATGGCATGCCCATCGAGGCGGATATCATGATCGATGTTCGCTTCTTGCCCAATCCTTTCTACGATCCCGAGATGCGCACCATGACCGGTCTCGATAAGAAGGTCTCCGATTTTGTCTTGGACCACCCCAAGACCCAGGAGTTCTGGAAGGCCTGGACTCAGCTGCTCGATACGGTCATGCCGGGTTATATCGCAGAGGGCAAGCCGCAGCTTTCCATTGCTATCGGCTGCACAGGCGGACAGCACCGTAGCGTCGCCATTGCCGAGGCCACGGCCCGCTACCTGGAGGGTGCTCAGTATCATGTGAGCATCTCCCACCGTGACCTGTCGCGTGCCAACACGAAGGCATAGGTTTACATGTCGTTTACCGCTGAGGTGCGTGACGAGCTTGCGCGCTGCGAACCAGAATGCGAATACTGCGATTTGTCGACGCTTGCTGCGCTAACGCGTGTGAGCGGCACGCTTTCGCTGGCGGGCTCGGGACGGTACCGCTTGACGGTCGCGACCGAGACGGGTGCTGTGGCGCGCACGATGATTGCGCTGACGCATCGTATCCTTAAGCTCAAGACCGAATTCACGGTTCGTAAGTCGGTCCTGCACAAGGTACGAAACTATCTCATCACCTTGCCCGATCAGCCCGATTTGGATAAGGCTCTGGTGCTGCTGGGCATTCTCGACCGTAGGGGAGGGCTCGTCGCGGGTGTGCCGCGCCACATCGTCGCCCGTCCTTGCTGCAGGCTCGCCTATATTCGCGGTGCGCTGATTGCCGGAGGCTTTGTTGCCGACCCGCGTGGCGATTTTCATTTGGAGATCGCGGTTCAGGGCGAGGAGTATGCAAAGGGACTTTGCGACCTTCTGGAGCAGATTGGAGTTCACGCCCGCGTCAATGCGCGTCGCGGCTCGTATGCCGTGTACATCAAGAGTGCCGAGGAGATTAAACGTCTGTTACAGCTGATTGGCGCCAAGCGCAGCGTTGCCGAGATTGAAGAGGCCCGCGCGGTTAAGCTGGTGAAGAACGACGTGAATCGTCGCGTGAACGCAGAGCTTGCCAACCAGACCAGAAGTGCCGGTGCCGCCCAACATCAGCTTGCGCTCATCGATGAGCTTGATCGGCGCGGTTTGCGCGAAACGCTGCCGGACGCTCTGGCAGTTTTTTGTGACTTACGCGAGCGTTACCCCGATCTCTCACTGCGAGATTTGGGGGAAATGGCCGACCCTCCTTTGTCGAAGTCGGCCTTGTATCACCGTGTTTTGCGCCTTGAAAAGCTCATTGAAGCAAGCGGGTAGTTTAACGCAATAGCTTTTATGGTGGTTTAACTGCTGTTTTATACGTTAAAGCGTTTTAACGCAAATTTGATTTTCAATTTCGAGCATTCTCGTGAAATTCAAGCCAAAAAAAAGG
Proteins encoded:
- a CDS encoding dihydrodipicolinate synthase family protein, translating into MATQKFTGVIPPVVVPDTEDHQLDVASFERSINRMIDAGVDGLFFLGSSGEVVFSTDERRRQIVAEAVRIVDHRVPVLVGIIDTETERMIEHGKVAQELGADALVATCPFYALQGMTEVEEHFRILHEELDLPIFAYDIPVCVHTKLPWKLLAKLGAEGVLAGVKDSSGDDISFRYLIQENEKNGHPMSILTGHEVVVDGAYLGGADGSVPGLANVEPEGYVRQWKAAQTGDWATVKAEQDRLNEISHIWDVTSGVQGYAGGVGAFKTAMNLMGIFDSPTMPRPVKAMTGENVEAIRKVLQDNGLL
- the rapZ gene encoding RNase adapter RapZ; amino-acid sequence: MQKGDAMDAAERSERIPDIVIITGMSGSGRTQAMHVFEDMGYFCIDNLPPRLIAQLAELVGINTGVGRHLAVTCDLRSQGLFDELLDAVAALEEREMSCDIVFLEASDEVLIRRYSENRRRHPIAKPGETTADAIQRERLQLQGVRDRADMIIDTSRLRTSALRNKLRMAFSELSDQQLMDVHVFSFGFKHGMPIEADIMIDVRFLPNPFYDPEMRTMTGLDKKVSDFVLDHPKTQEFWKAWTQLLDTVMPGYIAEGKPQLSIAIGCTGGQHRSVAIAEATARYLEGAQYHVSISHRDLSRANTKA
- a CDS encoding acetylxylan esterase codes for the protein MPSAQELQHQFGEYRGAMSRPSDFDLFWKDRMAEADAVGLDYAIEAASVTDAVTCQLFDLWYTGMCGARLHAKYLKPVSDEPVPLVLQFHGYPGASRSWFEQASFAGMGMALIALDCPGQGGPSEDIGGFEGTTVAGHIVAGIDGDSANLYYVRLHQDIRILCRIVRELEGIDLARVFVNGASQGGGLGIATCALNSELINRAAILYPFLSDFRLVWDLDADDIAYEGLRYWSRWFDEDSTRIDEAYAKLAYFDSKNFAPIVKCPVLFGTGTADIVCPPATQFAVYNNLTCEKRHEFFEGFGHEEIQDFDDLIIPFFCKGGEAHV
- a CDS encoding ROK family protein codes for the protein MENKYVCSVDIGGTKIATAIMEYPADGGVPHPVFEAEVPTEAQEGGEAVFQRIEASIKAALEANPDVEVLGVGIGAAGVVDPKTGAIAYANEIMPGWSGVQLGPRLREDLGLPVAVVGDVQAHALGEAHWGVGKGKFSVLCLGIGTGIGGAYVENGRVMQGFHGAAGHMGHIECSAAAGIPCACGRSGHLESVASGTSIGRMYDERFGRVDPSRPSVGRDVNDLCRAGDAKATEVIHDAGFALGASLGSLANILDPEVIVLSGGVIHQGPDWRSQTWKDSVHEGYASQALDPLQDTPILIGSLEGDAPLIGAAEHLLASLK
- the whiA gene encoding DNA-binding protein WhiA, producing the protein MSFTAEVRDELARCEPECEYCDLSTLAALTRVSGTLSLAGSGRYRLTVATETGAVARTMIALTHRILKLKTEFTVRKSVLHKVRNYLITLPDQPDLDKALVLLGILDRRGGLVAGVPRHIVARPCCRLAYIRGALIAGGFVADPRGDFHLEIAVQGEEYAKGLCDLLEQIGVHARVNARRGSYAVYIKSAEEIKRLLQLIGAKRSVAEIEEARAVKLVKNDVNRRVNAELANQTRSAGAAQHQLALIDELDRRGLRETLPDALAVFCDLRERYPDLSLRDLGEMADPPLSKSALYHRVLRLEKLIEASG
- a CDS encoding acetylxylan esterase; this translates as MSKCESNIDELIVPELAGIAGTVSSRLSDFRDWRGDASADVSELETAASDLEVCGLTVTAIDFANPCARYSEVSFELGGYVVHGRLIEPSGCARRSELVPLCLMFHDIDRPVRGWHHMTRFAAMGYAVLALDDETIGSSDLQQGITSPAFVERVRWGCALAKVARNLDGMDPDRIFAWGEGLGGGVALAVSALDERGLACTALANPLPSGLETLSPRVRGSVLMGTSLMDTVSDPKGQFAVFNGLECDRRHIIYAKYAHERINAFENEVVDFFNQTFYSCSLA
- a CDS encoding N-acetylmannosamine-6-phosphate 2-epimerase; translation: MTVDPLIQSLKGKLVVSVQAYMGEPLRTPETMAQMSRACELGGAAAIRCQGLADIAAIKGRCEVPVIGLWKDGHEGVYITPTLRHARACVAAGADIVAIDATDRPRPDGKSVEDTFRPLHEEGVLLMADCATIEDIRRAVDMGFDLVSTTLSHGVAAIDCTMADGPDLPLLRQATEEFPGLPIICEGRVHTPEEARAAIDAGAWAVVVGTAITHPTSITSWFKAALEA